The following proteins come from a genomic window of Lolium rigidum isolate FL_2022 chromosome 5, APGP_CSIRO_Lrig_0.1, whole genome shotgun sequence:
- the LOC124655675 gene encoding nicotinate-nucleotide pyrophosphorylase [carboxylating], chloroplastic-like: MTPAAAAAQIRQRLLFISPSTSPSSPCCRLRLPARPRAAPRSMSAEARPAPSPVAVPPPAHPTYDLSAVIALALSEDAGDRGDVSCLATIPTDVKAEATFIAKEDGVIAGISLADMVFKQVDPSLKVEWFEDDGNLVHKGLQFGKVYGCAQSIIVAERVVLNFMQRMSGIATMTKAMADAARPACILETRKTAPGLRLVDKWAVLIGGGKNHRLGLFDMVMIKDNHISVAGGITNAMTSVDQFLEKEKLAVPVEVETRTLEEVRDLLKYSDENKTSLTRIMLDNMVVPLPNGDIDVSMLKDAVKLINGRFETEASGNVTMDTVKKIGETGVTYISSGALTHSVKALDISLKIDTELALEVGRRTNRA; encoded by the exons atgacgcccgccgccgccgccgcgcaaatCCGCCAACGCCTCCTGTTCATCTCCCCATCCACCTCCCCCTCCTCGCCGTGCTGCCGTCTGCGCCTGCCGGCTCGCCCCCGCGCCGCGCCCCGCTCCATGTCCGCCGAGGCACGGCCGGCGCCGTCGCCCGTGGCCGTGCCGCCGCCGGCGCACCCCACCTACGACCTCAGCGCGGTTATCGCCCTCGCCCTCTCCGAGGACGCCGGCGACCGAG GGGATGTGTCGTGTTTGGCTACCATACCAACTGATGTGAAAGCCGAAGCCACCTTTATTGCTAAGGAGGATGGTGTCATCGCAGGCATAAGCCTAGCTGACATGGTATTTAAACAAGTTGATCCGTCATTGAAG GTTGAATGGTTTGAAGATGATGGAAATCTTGTGCACAAGGGGTTGCAGTTTGGCAAAGTTTATG GGTGTGCTCAGAGTATTATTGTTGCTGAGAGGGTTGTGCTCAATTTCATGCAAAGAATGAGCGGAATCGCCACAATGACAAAG GCCATGGCTGATGCTGCTCGTCCAGCATGCATATTGGAAACAAGGAAAACTGCTCCAGGTTTACGTCTGGTTGACAAGTGGGCA GTGCTAATTGGTGGCGGAAAGAATCACAGGCTTGGTTTATTTGATATGGTTATGATAAAGGATAATCATATTTCTGTTGCTGGGGGCATTACAAACGCAATGACATCTGTTGATCAGTTCTTGGAGAAGGAAAAGCTTGCAGTTCCTGTTGAG GTTGAGACGAGGACACTTGAGGAAGTTAGAGATTTATTGAAGTACTCTGACGAGAACAAGACGTCATTAACTCGTATAATGTTAGATAATATGGTCGTCCCTCTTCCGAATGGGGATATAGATGTATCAATGCTCAAAGATGCAGTTAAAttgataaatggcagatttgaaacTGAG GCATCTGGAAATGTGACGATGGACACTGTGAAGAAAATCGGAGAAACAGGAGTTACATATATTTCAAG CGGAGCATTAACACATTCTGTGAAGGCGCTCGACATCTCTCTCAAGATAGACACCGAACTCGCTCTTGAGGTCGGAAGGCGCACGAATCGCGCCTGA
- the LOC124655674 gene encoding uncharacterized protein LOC124655674 → MNNGEQQMMAMMPPVPYQVWAAALAQQRQQQQVPPAAMAPPPGFMPPARPAWKRAGRKQRQRRAAGGRWGGSEAPRNTTSYLMQAKRAGGAAVPSPCAVTPAVLPTPVLSPAREVLVEMAKEAWGVDGYGSMKGLIRLRPQAPGAWAEDGDGGSGSGESDVEEHVEVERRLDHDLSRFEMVQLPAAPPAADDDDEVEARAARLEEENLTLRARLFLMERDMADIRRRLQAVEALCRDRHRDGCVVDGPSETAAGAGDEPGSADAMAL, encoded by the coding sequence ATGAACAACGGCGAGCAGCAGATGATGGCGATGATGCCGCCAGTGCCGTACCAGGTgtgggcggcggcgctggcgcAGCAGCGTCAACAGCAGCAGGttccgccggcggcgatggcgccgccgccggggttcatgccgccggcgcggccggcgtggAAGCGGGCGGGGCGGAAGCAGCGTCAGCGGAGGGCGGCGGGCGGGAGGTGGGGCGGGTCGGAGGCGCCGCGCAACACGACGTCGTACCTGATGCAGGCGAAGCGCGCCGGCGGGGCGGCGGTGCCGTCGCCGTGCGCCGTGACGCCGGCGGTGCTGCCGACGCCGGTGCTGTCGCCGGCGCGCGAGGTGCTGGTGGAGATGGCCAAGGAGGCGTGGGGCGTGGACGGGTACGGGTCCATGAAGGGCCTCATCCGCCTCCGCCCCCAGGCCCCCGGCGCGTGGGCGGAGGACGGCGACGGCGGGTCCGGCTCCGGCGAGAGCGACGTGGAGGAGCACGTCGAGGTGGAGCGCCGCCTCGACCACGACCTCAGCCGCTTCGAGATGGTGCAGCTCCCCGCCGCCCCTCCggcggccgacgacgacgacgaggtggAGGCGCGCGCGGCGAGGCTGGAGGAGGAGAACCTGACCCTCCGCGCCAGGCTGTTCCTCATGGAGCGCGACATGGCCGACATCCGCCGCCGCCTGCAGGCCGTGGAGGCCCTCTGCCGCGACCGCCACCGCGACGGCTGCGTCGTGGACGGCCCCTCCGAGAccgcggccggcgccggcgacgagcCCGGCTCGGCCGACGCCATGGCTCTGTGA